Proteins encoded within one genomic window of Bombus pyrosoma isolate SC7728 linkage group LG13, ASM1482585v1, whole genome shotgun sequence:
- the LOC122574268 gene encoding nucleoside diphosphate-linked moiety X motif 19-like isoform X2, which translates to MKAWKDSASLILAARQTQRYIRPSSTKYNYNLLCLKRHRNSKFMPSTYVFPGGVIDPSDADLKWHNIYSAFGFDANSFKSLSPNAPNRPQIFKFKPNELPREVSLRITAIRETFEESGILLCKQSPEEMTDLGWSQHIKISESELYNWQTRVHNDAREFYTLCKDFNCYPDLWSLYEWSNWLTPTCFIGRRYDTAFYLACIATMPQTIYEITEMEDLKWDMPGNFLFSSPDAAFPPPQQYEIARIAKFESIHNLLDFAVDRGKMGVLLNLPIQVELQDGKVHVLPGDSMYPNKVNLLDKQIIDRTDITISEFRDISPIKNRMEFFNLQVKELYVQNFDSADGHLAPLQLKNVSIAVARKNSKL; encoded by the exons atgaaagcgTGGAAAGATTCTGCTAGCTTAATATTAGCTGCACGTCAAACACAAAGATATATTCGCCCGTCTTCTACAAAG TATAATTACAATCTACTATGTCTAAAACGTCATCGGAATTCGAAGTTCATGccaagtacatatgtatttcctGGAGGAGTAATAGATCCATCCGATGCTGATTTAAAATGGCACAATATTTATTCCGCCTTTGGTTTTGATGCCAATAGTTTTAAATCTTTGAGTCCAAATGCTCCAAACCGTcctcaaattttcaaatttaaaccGAATGAATTACCAAGAGAAGTTTCATTACGAATTACTGCAATTCGTGAGACTTTCGAAGAATCTGGTATACTTCTTTGCAAGCAGTCACCAGAAGAGATGACTGATCTTGGTTGGTCGCAACacataaaaa TTTCTGAAagtgaattatataattggCAAACAAGGGTGCACAACGATGCCAGGGAATTTTATACATTGTGCAAAGATTTTAACTGTTATCCAGATCTATGGTCTCTTTATGAATGGAGTAATTGGTTAACACCAACTTGTTTTATTGGACGACGTTATGACACTGCTTTTTATTTGGCTTGTATTGCAACTATGCCTCAAACCATTTATGAGATTACAGAAATGGAAGATTTGAAA TGGGACATGCCcgggaattttttattttcatctccTGATGCTGCGTTTCCCCCTCCTCAACAGTACGAAATTGCAAGAATAGCAAAGTTCGAAAGCATACATAATTTACTAGATTTCGCAGTCGATCGTGGTAAAATGGGCGTGCTCTTAAATTTACCA atACAGGTAGAATTACAAGATGGAAAAGTACACGTTTTACCAGGTGACTCGATGTATCCAAATAAAGTCAATTTACTTGACAAACAAATTATTGATAGAACCGATATCACTATCTCCGAATTTCGAGACATATCTCCcataaaaaatagaatggaatttttcaatctGCAAGTGAAAGAGCTTTATGTTCAAAATTTTGATAGCGCCGATGGCCATTTAGCTCCccttcaattaaaaaatgtttctattgCAGTGGCACGTAAGAATTCTAAACtataa
- the LOC122574264 gene encoding DNA primase large subunit-like — protein MEYTKRRRYAIKVKNNDLEDIYPHDLQMYDFPPRGEVLLTEFEQLAKERLRLLLHIENNANRTDFKTLEERKQNLNTALTKDGLKHYAHLLYAKGCKTPTETDLQYRRKDHISHFILRLSHCFEPDNQTWFINQEVEFFKLRFNSLDKEGVEKLLSMHKIDCQQITSEEKDELREELGSSTAKVKNVDMTEFYKVPFQKVTDLIRSRRVYLNQGIAFIPQTDLVSLFVSCFRKNLVDGMPEARMSVGRMYGDERIASCLKSVHNVSDRTTVLWTSAATPIDKLDELSKTSYPLCMRVLHEALRTHHHLKNSGRIQYGLFIKGIGVTLEDALSFWKTEFTKKIDPGKFDKEYAYTIRHTYGKEGKQTNYTPLGCTKIISSAVSAGEYHGCPFKHMDQGSLRQKLFNYGVTAASINEITDLAKEQNYFGACTAYFEFIHDRLPDKPINHPNVYFMESRAILSKDNATEPENKERLSQSGRHNIGSPGIGTPRSIDRNVSTPLRNAMTPSRSIDKGSTPSRRMARTNSTPTRAARPTPKRIENHLNDDDIAQLMSEDM, from the exons atggaatatactAAAAGAAGGCGATATGCaattaaagtgaaaaataatgaTCTTGAGGATATCTATCCTCATGATTTACAAATGTATGATTTTCCTCCAAGAGGTGAAGTACTACTTACAGAATTTGAACAATTGGCTAAAGAAAGATTAAGAC ttttattacaCATTGAAAACAATGCAAATAGAACAGATTTTAAGACATTAGAAGAACGTAAACAAAATCTAAACACAGCTTTAACTAAAGATGGACTTAAACATTATGCACATCTTTTGTATGCAAAGGGATGCAAAACACCGACAGAAACAGATTTACAGTATAGAAGAAAGGATCATATATCACATTTTATATTGAGGCTATCACATTGTTTTGAGCCAGATAACCAAACATGGTTTATTAATCAAGAAGTagagttttttaaattaagattCAACTCATTAGATAAAGAAGGAGTAGAAAAGTTACTTAGTATGCATAAAATTGATTGCCAGcaa ATTACatcagaagaaaaagatgaacTTAGGGAAGAACTTGGTTCATCTACcgcaaaagtaaaaaatgttgataTGACAGAGTTTTATAAAGTGCCCTTTCAAAAAGTCACTGATTTAATTAGATCACGCAGGGTTTATCTGAATCAAGGAATAGCATTTATACCACAGACTGACTTAGTAtctttgtttgtttcttgttttagGAAAAATTTAGTTGATGGTATGCCA GAGGCAAGAATGTCTGTTGGACGTATGTATGGTGATGAAAGAATAGCCTCGTGTCTCAAATCTGTACATAATGTTTCTGATAGAACAACTGTTCTTTGGACTAGTGCTGCTACACCTATAGATAAGTTGGATGag TTATCAAAAACTTCATATCCTTTGTGCATGAGAGTATTACATGAAGCACTTAGAACTCACCACCACCTAAAAAACAGTGGGCGTATTCAGTAtggtttatttataaaaggtaTAGGAGTAACATTGGAAGATGCTTTATCCTTCTGGAAAACCGAATTCACAAAGAAAATTGACCcaggaaaatttgataaagaatATGCCTATACTATAAGGCATACTTATGGTAAAGAGGgtaaacaaacaaattacaCTCCTCTTGGgtgtacaaaaattatatcttctgCTGTAAGCGCTGGAGAATATCATGGTTGTCCATTTAAACACATGGATCAAGGATCATTgagacaaaaattatttaattatggtGTAACTGCAGCAA gtattaatgaaataacagaCCTTGCCAAAGAACAAAATTACTTTGGTGCTTGTACCgcatattttgaatttatacaTGATCGTTTACCAGATAAACCTATTAATCATccaaatgtatatttcatgGAAAGTCGTGCCATATTGTCTAAGGATAATGCAACAG AACctgaaaacaaagaaaggcTCTCACAAAGTGGGAGGCACAATATTGGTAGTCCTGGAATTGGTACTCCCCGCAGCATCGATAGAAATGTTAGTACACCTTTAAGAAACGCAATGACACCTTCGAGAAGTATAGATAAAGGTTCCACACCATCGAGAAGAATGGCAAGAACGAACTCGACCCCGACTAGAGCTGCTAGACCAACCCCAAAAAGGATCGAAAATCATCTCAATGATGATGATATCGCTCAATTAATGAGTGAAGACATgtga
- the LOC122574262 gene encoding calponin homology domain-containing protein DDB_G0272472-like, translated as MKHEHRPRTTRNSSTIERLRKNNEQLDNRLKSNRLREKYNSVRTNIRKLQEEKGKRQSKKDNAFEEVKKKRHSRSLNNVKTDNRRMTGNVNIYICSEASENIQATSKQDKSQSCTESCSETTTEQSKVSSSKLVTSIRNKRRKFQEQDSIDLLVKSEQSNDDSTTYSSGPYGDSKNTLKVESCNFIDVYDNLDKDDNRVSTDSVSTECGCKDIDNSDTLMTIDKSDLSFEKSKFVICDKIEKPCSTIYTTKTLTDSESDGWSSKSICSSRNTDVCISSDAWSVEPNLNYRINDSEHRTLPIKARESICKYRKRDQGLIDRSNLRCSCKSRRPYSKTVNKESWMTCNCITEEEEDVCVDMKTIEKFEKPTVKEKETTTTCRKPSEDLKETTTFVPCPRYSVDLPERIEKLKEEPAENMKVMEKEKDTKDLPEEEKIPIVREKSEKPGETLLDMPKFVPSRTIRPEVIVLKQLLKQPIQPKPVGIIDILPIPVMKTDILEKSTKDTVDLKPEIHVPPTISKQYKLRKEYSKLEPKQLAIEEKRKLSQEKDEEILKEESAEKRLEDETLEEKDKGKAKDTRKAEKRTLEEKDDSEMKDTKIVEERELKKEDDSKIIDTKKAEERGLKKEDDRNIEDIKKVEEKELKKEDDSKIKDTKKAEERGLKKEDDRKIKDMKKVGERELKKEDDSKIKDMKKAEERELKKDDNRIKDTKKAEERELEKEGDSESKDTKVIQQILRPSLLFKGLKMITGRTERPEPKPEGFVEPASPDIIIDKTVKIPEIETSELPEKSKDDTKSKLFTYILKKIPIPTEVPIPTKIPTLKKILIPKKNDKPESSTDNSEKQSVNEENKNNNKNPNIANSTKPPVYEENKKNNKDDPASNPSRSTKEKIKNNAEHKINSNVSKKNPNKSNLLIVTNSKNSAVSPIQNVAIELGNQGNPKNDKKISETQDMPKNREIHESLTKPQLEKGIDVEEEKELEPQITKTQEDKSGEEMNVIVHSEKESIAVSTQPDKFDSRMICRNANPSYTRHTGVTDYTTTEKSTCNCYYLPMRQCNNEPINYPKSCLKKERSCYHTISQESNRAIPYRDKKTWEECSCRRIIPCNNFCRSRNECSCRLMVNCVNCYKPQNKCNCKLIYERKSSSGYMKSMFCLYCDKPRDKCTCMAMARKCSYCELPIDMCLCKEQKTICDGRPVLTESNNDRTMYVTAWKPREEVRRYFSRNLTDLKTDSINECCCCEKLKQHNSDDLPYQRLSVFSDVMDELQQKIIESTCCARCQKAPCCCNVSVDRDERREDRKIKYCISPKTRRKIIAVCMEKAKNKSLNNCKYESNHAKSDKQKKVLVALCCVCKATPCRCKRSKPSQKKLKAKCYYCKNSPCICIAARERNKSRPCRCTDSPCRTKEKESTSYGKTSTKPKNNDEKTICVH; from the exons ATGAAGCACGAGCATCGACCACGTACCACTCGGAATAGTTCAACGATAGAACgattacgtaaaaataacgAGCAGCTCGataatcgtttaaaatcgAATCGtcttcgagaaaaatataatagcgTACGTacgaatattagaaaattacaggaggaaaaaggaaaacgtcAGAGTAAAAAAGATAACGCGTTCGaagaagtaaagaaaaagaggcACTCAAGATCATTAAACAATGTAAAAACTGATAATCGTAGGATGACTGGAAACGTGAACATTTATATCTGTTCGGAAGCCAGTGAAAATATCCAA gCAACTAGTAAACAAGATAAATCTCAATCATGCACGGAATCATGCTCAGAAACGACGACGGAACAGTCAAAAGTTTCATCGAGCAAACTTGTCACTTCAATTCGGAACAAGCgcagaaaatttcaagaacaggattcgatcgatcttctTGTAAAAAGTGAACAAAGTAACGATGACAGCACTACCTATAGTTCAGGCCCATACGGAGATTCCAAAAACACGCTGAAAGTAGAAAGCTGTAATTTTATCGACGTCTATGACAACCTTGATAAGGATGACAACCGTGTAAGCACTGACTCTGTTTCGACCGAATGTGGATGCAAGGACATCGATAATAGCGATACTCTCATGACAATTGATAAGTCAGACTTgtcgtttgaaaaatcgaaatttgttATATGCGACAAAATAGAGAAACCTTGCTCCACGATTTATACAACGAAGACCTTGACAGACTCAGAGAGCGACGGATGGTCATCGAAATCGATTTGCAGCAGTCGAAATACAGATGTATGTATTTCATCCGACGCTTGGTCAGTAGAGcctaatttaaattatcgtaTTAACGATAGCGAACATCGTACATTGCCTATAAAAGCTCGTGaaagtatatgtaaatatcgtaaaagagATCAAGGACTAATTGATAGGTCTAATCTGCGATGCAGTTGTAAAAGCAGAAGACCTTACTCTAAGACAGTAAACAAAGAATCATGGATGACTTGTAATTGTATaacagaggaagaagaagatgtaTGCGTCGATATGAAGACTAtcgaaaagtttgaaaagcCAActgtaaaagagaaagaaacaacaaCTACTTGTCGCAAACCTTCagaagatttaaaagaaacgacgaCGTTTGTACCATGCCCAAGATATTCTGTGGATTTACCGGAACGTATAGAGAAATTAAAGGAAGAACCTgctgaaaatatgaaagtcatggaaaaagaaaaggatacgAAAGACTTACCCGAGGAAGAAAAGATACCTATTGTACGAGAAAAAAGCGAGAAACCAGGAGAAACTCTACTTGACATGCCGAAGTTTGTCCCATCAAGAACAATAAGACCTGAAGTAATTGTACTGAAACAGTTGTTGAAACAACCTATACAACCAAAACCTGTAggaattattgatattttgcCAATTCCTGTTATGAAAACagatattttggaaaaatcgaCGAAAGATACGGTTGATTTAAAACCTGAAATCCATGTACCGCCGACTATTTCTAAACAATACAAGTTGCGTAAGGAATATAGCAAACTTGAACCCAAGCAACTAGCAAttgaagagaaacgaaagttGTCTCaggaaaaagatgaagaaatattgaaagagGAATCAGCGGAAAAAAGATTGGAAGATGAAACGTTAGAAGAGAAAGACAAAGGCAAAGCTAAAGATACGAGAAAAGCTGAAAAGAGAacattagaagaaaaagacgatAGCGAAATGAAAGATACGAAAATAGTAGAAGAGAGGGagttaaagaaagaagacgatAGCAAGATTATAGATACGAAAAAAGCAGAGGAGAGAggattaaagaaagaagatgacAGAAACATTGAAGATATCAAAAAAGTAGAGgagaaagaattaaagaaagaagacgatAGCAAAATTAAAGATACGAAAAAAGCAGAGGAGAGAggattaaagaaagaagacgacagaaaaattaaagatatgaaaaaagtAGGGGAGAGAGagttaaagaaagaagacgacagcaaaattaaagatatgaaaaaagCAGAGGAGAGGGAGTTAAAGAAAGACGACAACAGAATTAAAGATACGAAAAAAGCAGAGGAGAGAGAGTTAGAGAAAGAAGGCGACAGCGAAAGCAAAGACACGAAAGTCATCCAACAAATATTGAGACCATCGCTTCTTTTCAAAGGCTTAAAAATGATTACAGGTAGAACAGAACGCCCAGAACCAAAGCCTGAAGGATTCGTGGAACCTGCATCGCCTgatattattatcgataaaacTGTTAAAATTCCCGAAATAGAAACTAGCGAATTACCAGAGAAATCTAAAGACGATACAAAATCTAAATTGTTCACATATATACTGAAAAAAATACCTATACCGACAGAAGTACCTATACCGACGAAAATACCTACGCTAAAGAAAATACTTATaccgaagaaaaatgataaaccTGAATCGAGTACAGATAATTCAGAAAAGCAGTCTGtaaacgaggaaaataaaaataacaataaaaatccGAATATAGCTAATTCAACGAAACCGCCTgtatacgaagaaaataaaaagaacaataaaGACGATCCTGCTTCCAATCCTTCGCGATCCaccaaagaaaaaataaaaaataatgcagaacataaaataaattctaatgtCAGTAAAAAAAATccaaataaatcaaatttattaattgtcaCTAATAGCAAAAATTCGGCTGTTTCGCCAATTCAAAATGTTGCTATTGAATTAGGAAACCAAGGAAATCctaaaaacgataaaaaaatatctgaaactCAAGACATGCCTAAAAATCGCGAAATTCATGAATCGTTGACGAAGCCACAGCTTGAGAAGGGAATCGacgttgaagaagaaaaagaacttGAACCGCAGATTACTAAAACTCAAGAAGACAAGTCAGGTGAAGAAATGAATGTTATTGTGCATTCTGAAAAAGAATCTATCGCGGTATCTACGCAACCTGACAAATTCGACTCTCGTATGATATGTAGAAACGCGAACCCAAGTTACACAAGGCATACGGGTGTTACCGATTATACTACAACCGAAAAAAGCACATgcaattgttattatttaccGATGCGTCAATGCAATAACGAACCTATAAATTATCCTAAAAGTTgcttaaaaaaggaaagatcgTGTTATCATACTATTTCTCAAGAAAGTAATCGTGCGATTCCATACCGTGATAAGAAAACCTGGGAGGAGTGTAGTTGTAGAAGAATAATTCCTTGCAACAATTTTTGTAGATCACGGAACGAATGCag TTGTAGATTGATGGTAAACTGCGTAAACTGTTACAAACCTCAAAATAAATGCaactgtaaattaatttacgaaaGGAAGAGCAGTAGTGGGTACATGAAATCGATGTTTTGTCTTTATTGCGATAAACCTCGCGACAAATGCACGTGTATGGCGATGGCACGAAAATGTTCGTACTGTGAACTGCCCATAGATATGTGCTTGTGTAAGGAGCAGAAAACAATTTGCGATGGAAGACCGGTCCTGACCGAGTCTAATAACGATCGCACTATGTACGTTACTGCGTGGAAGCCTAGAGAAGAAGTACGACGTTACTTTTCTAGGAATTTGACCGATCTTAAAACCGATTCCATCAATGAATGCTGCTGCTGCGAGAAGCTTAAGCAGCATAACTCCGATGACCTTCCTTATCAACGATTGAGCGTTTTTTCTGACGTGATGGATGAATTGCAgcaaaaaataatcgaatctACGTGTTGTGCGCGATGCCAAAAAGCTCCTTGCTGTTGTAATGTTAGTGTAGACAGAGAtgagagaagagaagatagGAAGATAAAGTATTGTATCAG CCCTAAAACACGACGGAAGATTATCGCCGTATGTATggaaaaagcgaaaaataaatcattgaaTAATTGCAAATACGAGTCTAATCACGCAAAGAGCGACAAACAGAAAAAAGTATTGGTAGCCCTTTGTTGTGTTTGCAAAGCAACACCCTGTAGATGCAAGAGATCTAAGCCCAGTCAGAAAAAGCTGAAAGCGAAatgttattattgtaaaaattcacCGTGCAT CTGCATTGCGGCCAGAGAGCGCAACAAGTCGAGGCCATGCAGGTGCACTGATTCACCTTGCCGTacgaaagagaaggaaagcaCATCGTATGGAAAAACATCTACGAAACCGAAGAACAATGACGAAAAGACAATTTGCGTGCACTAA
- the LOC122574271 gene encoding cysteine dioxygenase type 1, with amino-acid sequence MQVYSEDPVSPCVSRDKLLNEKNSLTLRELIDGLHEAFETDYVNIDRVQYLMASYRSNSAEWKKYAKFDRYRYTRNLVDEGNGRFNLMILCWGEGHGSAIHDHANAHCVMKILQGELFETRYAWPIQHEEPEELQELERNTLGLNQICYINDSLGLHRVENPSTVNPAISLHLYSPPFSSCSVFNKQTGQKSSCKVTFWSKYGDKRNREIQDARCPEDN; translated from the exons atgCAAGTGTACAGTGAAGATCCTGTATCACCCTGTGTTTCTCGTGATAAACTACTAAACGAGAAGAATTCTTTAACTCTTCGGGAACTCATAGATGGTTTACACGAAGCTTTCGAAACTGACTACGTGAATATAGACAGGGTTCAATATCTAATGGCCTCGTACAGAAGCAACTCCGcagaatggaaaaaatatgcaaaatttgaCAGATACAG GTATACAAGAAATTTAGTCGATGAAGGAAATGGAAGGTTCAATCTAATGATTCTATGTTGGGGAGAAGGTCATGGTTCAGCAATACATGATCATGCGAATGCACATTGCGTAATGAAAATTCTCCAAGGTGAACTCTTTGAG ACACGATACGCGTGGCCTATACAGCATGAGGAACCAGAAGAACTACAAGAATTGGAAAGAAATACCCTTGGTCTTAATCagatatgttatataaatg ATTCTTTAGGACTTCATCGAGTTGAAAATCCGAGTACCGTGAATCCTGCTATTTCTTTACACTTGTATTCGCCGCCGTTCTCTTCCTGTTCCGTCTTCAATAAGCAAACTGGACAAAAAAGCTCGTGTAAAGTTACATTTTGGTCGAAATACGGAGATAAGCGAAACCGC GAAATCCAAGATGCTAGGTGCCCTGAGGATAActaa
- the LOC122574273 gene encoding succinate dehydrogenase assembly factor 3, mitochondrial, with the protein MSNLSHVQRVRILYKTILRLHRGLPAEIQAVGTSYVQDEFRRHKNCDEATAAIFLKEWTEYAIMLTKQLGLKGPHTAKPLGKNLKEEDLDKFRNEQMYQLYELMIAATGKTNNDAEGK; encoded by the exons atgtccAATTTATCTCATGTACAACGTGTTAGAATACTGtacaaaacaattttaagGTTACATCGTGGTTTACCAGCTGAAATTCAAGCTGTAGGAACCAGTTATGTTCAAGATGAGTTCAGAAGACATAAAAATTGTGATGAAGCTACAGCAGCTATATTTTTGAAGGAATGGACA GAGTATGCTATAATGCTTACTAAACAACTTGGACTAAAAGGGCCTCATACAGCTAAGCCTCtaggtaaaaatttaaaagaagaagatttagACAAATTTAGGAATGAACAAATGTATCAGTTATATGAGCTAATGATTGCAGCTACTGGTAAAACTAATAACGATGCAGAAGGCAAATAG
- the LOC122574268 gene encoding nucleoside diphosphate-linked moiety X motif 19-like isoform X1, whose protein sequence is MKAWKDSASLILAARQTQRYIRPSSTKFQYNYNLLCLKRHRNSKFMPSTYVFPGGVIDPSDADLKWHNIYSAFGFDANSFKSLSPNAPNRPQIFKFKPNELPREVSLRITAIRETFEESGILLCKQSPEEMTDLGWSQHIKISESELYNWQTRVHNDAREFYTLCKDFNCYPDLWSLYEWSNWLTPTCFIGRRYDTAFYLACIATMPQTIYEITEMEDLKWDMPGNFLFSSPDAAFPPPQQYEIARIAKFESIHNLLDFAVDRGKMGVLLNLPIQVELQDGKVHVLPGDSMYPNKVNLLDKQIIDRTDITISEFRDISPIKNRMEFFNLQVKELYVQNFDSADGHLAPLQLKNVSIAVARKNSKL, encoded by the exons atgaaagcgTGGAAAGATTCTGCTAGCTTAATATTAGCTGCACGTCAAACACAAAGATATATTCGCCCGTCTTCTACAAAG TTTCAGTATAATTACAATCTACTATGTCTAAAACGTCATCGGAATTCGAAGTTCATGccaagtacatatgtatttcctGGAGGAGTAATAGATCCATCCGATGCTGATTTAAAATGGCACAATATTTATTCCGCCTTTGGTTTTGATGCCAATAGTTTTAAATCTTTGAGTCCAAATGCTCCAAACCGTcctcaaattttcaaatttaaaccGAATGAATTACCAAGAGAAGTTTCATTACGAATTACTGCAATTCGTGAGACTTTCGAAGAATCTGGTATACTTCTTTGCAAGCAGTCACCAGAAGAGATGACTGATCTTGGTTGGTCGCAACacataaaaa TTTCTGAAagtgaattatataattggCAAACAAGGGTGCACAACGATGCCAGGGAATTTTATACATTGTGCAAAGATTTTAACTGTTATCCAGATCTATGGTCTCTTTATGAATGGAGTAATTGGTTAACACCAACTTGTTTTATTGGACGACGTTATGACACTGCTTTTTATTTGGCTTGTATTGCAACTATGCCTCAAACCATTTATGAGATTACAGAAATGGAAGATTTGAAA TGGGACATGCCcgggaattttttattttcatctccTGATGCTGCGTTTCCCCCTCCTCAACAGTACGAAATTGCAAGAATAGCAAAGTTCGAAAGCATACATAATTTACTAGATTTCGCAGTCGATCGTGGTAAAATGGGCGTGCTCTTAAATTTACCA atACAGGTAGAATTACAAGATGGAAAAGTACACGTTTTACCAGGTGACTCGATGTATCCAAATAAAGTCAATTTACTTGACAAACAAATTATTGATAGAACCGATATCACTATCTCCGAATTTCGAGACATATCTCCcataaaaaatagaatggaatttttcaatctGCAAGTGAAAGAGCTTTATGTTCAAAATTTTGATAGCGCCGATGGCCATTTAGCTCCccttcaattaaaaaatgtttctattgCAGTGGCACGTAAGAATTCTAAACtataa